In the genome of Ananas comosus cultivar F153 linkage group 11, ASM154086v1, whole genome shotgun sequence, one region contains:
- the LOC109716892 gene encoding uncharacterized protein LOC109716892 isoform X1 → MYVERERERERERERCPKWPPEFSLSRAGAFARTSLWTLLVIELLISSYFSFNGEYHLDLIVGYGVAPVIVPRVSGMHALLESFEPIHGVLLCEGEDIDPSLYGTTPTTSDLSADELEEIRRAHASDTAIDHEKDAIELRLAKLCIDRGIPILGICRGSQVLNISSGGTLYRDLEKELERKCKEEDKVAHIDYENYDGHRHAVRVVENTPLHSWFRESLEDGKTEILVNSYHHQGVKRLAERFVAMAFSRDGLVEGFYDPDACSPEEGKFIVGLQFHPERMRQCRTDKFDYPGCPLVYQDFVNAVKAYQNKTSNSIDPKLGLKLGQGVQMKRRIISRIFSMARQTYVARADKTPSREDNFEAGAEFLQPNTTLSLQEEKRLKQVGATVRNASSYMERLKIGKEREMVAKNLMEKMSIGQLTELLSCYHIMAQICSEVLEKKLTIC, encoded by the exons AtgtatgtagagagagagagagagagagagagagagagagagagatgtccCAAGTGGCCCCCAGAGTTCTCATTGTCTCGCGCAGGAGCGTTCGCAAGAACAAGTTTGTGGACTTTGTTGGTAATTGAACTCTTGATATcatcttatttttctttcaatg GGGAGTACCATTTGGACCTCATAGTAGGCTACGGCGTGGCCCCCGTAATCGTGCCTCGTGTATCGGGCATGCATGCTCTCCTCGAGAGCTTCGAACCGATCCACGGCGTTCTCCTATGCGAAGGGGAGGACATTGATCCCTCCCTGTATGGCACAACACCAACAACTTCCGACCTCTCCGCCGATGAGCTTGAAGAGATCCGACGCGCTCATGCGAGTGATACTGCGATTGATCACGAAAAAGATGCCATTGAGTTGCGCCTCGCAAAATTGTGCATCGACCGTGGCATCCCCATTCTCGGCATTTGCCGTGGATCGCAAGTACTTAACATTTCTTCGGGAG gtACGCTGTATCGGGATCTCGAGAAGGAGTTAGAGAGGAAGTGCAAGGAGGAGGATAAGGTGGCACACATTGATTACGAGAACTACGACGGGCATCGACATGCAGTTAGGGTGGTGGAGAACACCCCATTACATTCTTGGTTTCGAGAGTCGTTGGAAGACGGAAAGACGGAGATTTTGGTCAATAGCTATCACCATCAGGGGGTGAAAAGACTGGCTGAACGGTTTGTTGCGATGGCGTTTTCGAGAGATGGATTGGTCGAAGGATTTTATGATCCTGATGCATGTAGTCCTGAGGAGGGCAAGTTTATAGTTGGACTGCAGTTCCATCCAGAAAGAATGAGGCAGTGTCGCACAGATAAATTTGATTACCCTGGATGCCCTTTAGTATATCAG GATTTCGTCAATGCGGTGAAAGCTTATCAGAACAAGACCAGTAACTCTATAGACCCAAAACTCGGTTTGAAATTAGGTCAAGGAGTGCAGATGAAAAGAAGGATCATCTCGCGAATTTTCTCCATGGCGAGGCAAACGTATGTTGCTAGGGCTGACAAGACTCCTTCAAGAGAAGACAATTTTGAAGCTGGCGCTGAGTTTCTCCAG CCAAACACAACATTGAGTCTCCAAGAGGAGAAGAGGCTGAAGCAGGTAGGAGCAACAGTGAGGAATGCATCATCCTATATGGAAAGGCTAAAGATCGGCAAGGAAAGGGAGATGGTCGCGAAGAATCTAATGGAGAAAATGTCGATTGGGCAGTTAACCGAACTTCTTTCGTGCTACCACATCATGGCGCAGATTTGTTCAGAAGTGTTAGAAAAGAAACTAACAATCTGTTGA
- the LOC109716892 gene encoding uncharacterized protein LOC109716892 isoform X2: MSQVAPRVLIVSRRSVRKNKFVDFVGEYHLDLIVGYGVAPVIVPRVSGMHALLESFEPIHGVLLCEGEDIDPSLYGTTPTTSDLSADELEEIRRAHASDTAIDHEKDAIELRLAKLCIDRGIPILGICRGSQVLNISSGGTLYRDLEKELERKCKEEDKVAHIDYENYDGHRHAVRVVENTPLHSWFRESLEDGKTEILVNSYHHQGVKRLAERFVAMAFSRDGLVEGFYDPDACSPEEGKFIVGLQFHPERMRQCRTDKFDYPGCPLVYQDFVNAVKAYQNKTSNSIDPKLGLKLGQGVQMKRRIISRIFSMARQTYVARADKTPSREDNFEAGAEFLQPNTTLSLQEEKRLKQVGATVRNASSYMERLKIGKEREMVAKNLMEKMSIGQLTELLSCYHIMAQICSEVLEKKLTIC, encoded by the exons atgtccCAAGTGGCCCCCAGAGTTCTCATTGTCTCGCGCAGGAGCGTTCGCAAGAACAAGTTTGTGGACTTTGTTG GGGAGTACCATTTGGACCTCATAGTAGGCTACGGCGTGGCCCCCGTAATCGTGCCTCGTGTATCGGGCATGCATGCTCTCCTCGAGAGCTTCGAACCGATCCACGGCGTTCTCCTATGCGAAGGGGAGGACATTGATCCCTCCCTGTATGGCACAACACCAACAACTTCCGACCTCTCCGCCGATGAGCTTGAAGAGATCCGACGCGCTCATGCGAGTGATACTGCGATTGATCACGAAAAAGATGCCATTGAGTTGCGCCTCGCAAAATTGTGCATCGACCGTGGCATCCCCATTCTCGGCATTTGCCGTGGATCGCAAGTACTTAACATTTCTTCGGGAG gtACGCTGTATCGGGATCTCGAGAAGGAGTTAGAGAGGAAGTGCAAGGAGGAGGATAAGGTGGCACACATTGATTACGAGAACTACGACGGGCATCGACATGCAGTTAGGGTGGTGGAGAACACCCCATTACATTCTTGGTTTCGAGAGTCGTTGGAAGACGGAAAGACGGAGATTTTGGTCAATAGCTATCACCATCAGGGGGTGAAAAGACTGGCTGAACGGTTTGTTGCGATGGCGTTTTCGAGAGATGGATTGGTCGAAGGATTTTATGATCCTGATGCATGTAGTCCTGAGGAGGGCAAGTTTATAGTTGGACTGCAGTTCCATCCAGAAAGAATGAGGCAGTGTCGCACAGATAAATTTGATTACCCTGGATGCCCTTTAGTATATCAG GATTTCGTCAATGCGGTGAAAGCTTATCAGAACAAGACCAGTAACTCTATAGACCCAAAACTCGGTTTGAAATTAGGTCAAGGAGTGCAGATGAAAAGAAGGATCATCTCGCGAATTTTCTCCATGGCGAGGCAAACGTATGTTGCTAGGGCTGACAAGACTCCTTCAAGAGAAGACAATTTTGAAGCTGGCGCTGAGTTTCTCCAG CCAAACACAACATTGAGTCTCCAAGAGGAGAAGAGGCTGAAGCAGGTAGGAGCAACAGTGAGGAATGCATCATCCTATATGGAAAGGCTAAAGATCGGCAAGGAAAGGGAGATGGTCGCGAAGAATCTAATGGAGAAAATGTCGATTGGGCAGTTAACCGAACTTCTTTCGTGCTACCACATCATGGCGCAGATTTGTTCAGAAGTGTTAGAAAAGAAACTAACAATCTGTTGA